One segment of Solanum stenotomum isolate F172 chromosome 1, ASM1918654v1, whole genome shotgun sequence DNA contains the following:
- the LOC125850718 gene encoding abscisic acid receptor PYL8-like, producing MEAQFIERYHSHQPSEHQCSSSLVKHIKAPVDIVWSLVRRFDQPQKYKPFISRCTVKGDLTIGSVREVNVKSGLPATTSTERLELLDDEEHILGIRIVGGDHRLKNYSSVITVHPKTLDGRPGTLVNESFVVDVPEGNTKEETCYFVRALINCNLKSLADVSERMAICREVFYPSV from the exons ATGGAAGCACAGTTTATTGAAAGATACCATAGTCATCAGCCTAGTGAACATCAGTGTTCTTCATCTCTTGTTAAACACATCAAAGCACCAGTTGATATT GTTTGGTCACTAGTGAGGAGATTTGATCAGCCTCAGAAGTATAAGCCATTTATTAGCAGGTGTACTGTGAAGGGTGATCTTACAATTGGTAGTGTTAGAGAGGTGAATGTCAAGTCTGGTCTTCCAGCCACCACTAGCACTGAAAGATTGGAACTTCTTGATGATGAGGAGCACATCCTTGGCATCAGAATCGTTGGTGGTGATCACAGGCTAAAG AACTATTCTTCGGTTATTACAGTTCATCCGAAGACACTTGATGGTAGACCGGGGACATTGGTGAATGAGTCATTTGTAGTGGATGTGCCTGAAGGGAACACTAAAGAGGAGACTTGCTACTTTGTGAGGGCCTTAATTAATTGCAATCTGAAATCACTAGCTGATGTATCTGAGAGAATGGCTATATGCAGGGAGGTGTTCTACCCGTCAGTGTGA
- the LOC125850416 gene encoding protein WHAT'S THIS FACTOR 1 homolog, chloroplastic: MEPKFLLSSTTRPFAPNGAFPFSVSQKSSFIQKTRICPVTHLAISAEHFGKTQILGKSLSFGVKNESLCNLRKPQVEKTPFWGKSLSFREKNESSGNLRKVPNFSIRAAGTVKRRKELPFDNVIQRDKKLKLVMKIRKILVSQPDRIMSLRELGRYRRALGLEKKRRFIGLLKKFPGVFEIAEEGAYSLKFKMTPEAERLYLEEMKIRNEMEDLLVIKLRKLLMMSLDKRILLEKIAHLKTDLGLPLEFQDTICRRYPQYFKVVPTGRGPALELTHWDPELAVSAAQIAEEENRQRELEEKDLIIDRPPRFNRVKLPKGLKLSKGEMRKISQFRDMPYISPYEDFSEIRPGTPDKEKHACAVVHELLSLTVEKRTLVDHLTHFREEFRFSQQLRGMLIRHPDMFYVSLKGERDSVFLREAYQDSHLIEKNRLLLIKEKLRSLVSISRSRRITPQTDSDETEKTESKYGTDAEEGEDWSNIDNLGSDGLDEDDEDSDDDWSDDGDDIPPDFSDDEGTVNLEEGKLTTQVNGAMKKENKVLDPVFPDGRPRERW; encoded by the coding sequence ATGGAACCCAAATTTCTTCTTTCCTCGACAACAAGACCCTTTGCTCCAAATGGAGCTTTTCCCTTTTCAGTTTCCCAAAAATCATCTTTTATTCAGAAAACTAGAATTTGTCCAGTGACCCATCTGGCTATATCAGCAGAGCATTTTGGAAAGACTCAAATTTTGGGCAAAAGTTTATCTTTTGGAGTGAAGAATGAATCTTTATGTAATTTAAGGAAACCCCAGGTAGAAAAGACTCCATTTTGGGGCAAAAGTCTatcttttagagaaaagaaTGAATCTTCAGGTAATTTGAGGAAGGTGCCCAATTTTTCTATTAGAGCAGCTGGTACTGTGAAGAGAAGGAAAGAGCTTCCTTTTGATAATGTGATTCAAAGGGATAAGAAGCTGAAATTGGTTATGAAGATTAGAAAGATTCTAGTGAGTCAGCCTGATAGAATTATGTCGCTTCGTGAATTGGGTAGGTATAGAAGAGCATTGGGTCTGGAGAAGAAAAGGAGATTTATCGGTTTATTGAAGAAATTTCCTGGAGTGTTTGAGATTGCAGAAGAAGGGGCTTACTCACTTAAGTTCAAAATGACACCTGAGGCGGAGAGGCTTTACttggaagaaatgaagattAGGAATGAAATGGAGGATTTGTTGGTTATCAAGTTGAGGAAACTATTGATGATGTCTTTGGACAAACGGATTCTGTTGGAGAAGATTGCCCATCTGAAGACTGACTTAGGGCTTCCGTTGGAATTTCAGGATACAATCTGCAGGCGATATCCACAATATTTCAAGGTAGTTCCAACTGGACGAGGGCCGGCTCTGGAGTTAACTCACTGGGACCCTGAGCTTGCTGTCTCTGCTGCGCAGATTGCAGAAGAGGAAAATAGGCAAAGAGAGTTGGAAGAGAAGGATTTGATCATCGATAGACCACCAAGGTTCAATAGGGTGAAGTTGCCTAAGGGTCTTAAACTTTCAAAAGGTGAGATGAGAAAGATTAGTCAGTTTAGAGATATGCCTTACATTTCTCCTTATGAGGATTTTTCTGAAATAAGGCCTGGTACTCCGGACAAAGAAAAACACGCATGTGCTGTGGTTCATGAACTTCTGAGCCTCACAGTTGAGAAAAGGACTCTTGTTGATCACCTTACTCATTTTAGGGAAGAATTTAGATTCTCACAACAGCTAAGAGGAATGCTGATAAGGCATCCTGATATGTTCTATGTCTCTTTGAAGGGGGAGCGAGACTCAGTTTTTCTCCGTGAAGCTTATCAGGATTCACACTTGATAGAAAAGAACAGGTTATTGCTCATCAAGGAAAAGCTTCGCTCCCTCGTTTCCATTTCAAGATCCCGGAGAATCACTCCACAAACTGATTCTGATGAAACAGAAAAAACTGAGTCCAAATATGGAACTGATGCTGAGGAAGGTGAAGATTGGTCCAACATTGATAACTTAGGGAGTGATGGATTagatgaagatgatgaagattcTGATGATGACTGGAGTGATGATGGTGATGATATACCTCCAGACTTCAGTGATGATGAAGGTACCGTTAACCTTGAAGAGGGCAAACTGACTACACAAGTTAATGGtgcaatgaagaaggaaaacaaGGTTCTGGACCCTGTGTTTCCAGATGGCCGGCCTCGTGAACGCTGGTGA
- the LOC125850319 gene encoding pentatricopeptide repeat-containing protein At4g01030, mitochondrial, with amino-acid sequence MEAVATPLYHFISPLNQKQPRCYSTNFGLVNAAETLSESSLSTSLESLSSLQFDYDKKFNSLNSVRAMHAKMIKLSNEWDSKKNMQYFISGYLEFGDFQSAAVLFFVGFAENYLYWNSFLEEYTYFGGTPCEILEVFSELHSKGVNFNTEILAFVLKICSKLRDMWLGLEVHACLIKRGFYLDVYTKCALMNFYGRCCGTESANKVFKETSMHDSLLWNEAILVNLRNEKWAEGLQMFRDMQALLVKANSLTISKVLQACGKLGALDEGKQIHGYVIRYALDSNILIRTALINMYVKNDNIKLARVVFDSTDNRNLPCWNSIISGYTALGYLDDAWELFHEMKTCNIKPDIITWNSLLSGHFLHGSYREVLAIVRRMQSAGYQPNRNSITSALQAVSELGYLRIGKEIHCHVLRNGLDYDLHIATSLVDMYVKNDDLQSAQAVFDCMTNRNVCAWNSLISGYSCKGHFEKAGDLLDQMKEEGIKPDIVTYNSMVSGYSTSNCIKEALGMIRRIKSSGMSPNVISWTSLVSGCSQQGYFREAFEFLTQMQDEGIKVNSVTVASLLQACAGLSLLHIGKEIHCLCIRNDFIDDVYVSTALIDMYSKCGNLENAQKVFQNLEDKTLASWNSMITGFAIYGLGTEAISLFDRMREANIQPDAITFIALLSSCKHSGLLDKGWKYFDHMKTDFGVIPTIEHYSCMVDLLGRVGYLDEASDFIQSMPMEPNAAVWGALLTSCRIHGNVELGEIAAEHLFKLEPYNAANYALMMNLYALSNRWKDVDRIRDKMEAMGVKIGPVWSWLKVDQRIHIFSTAGKTHPEEGEIFFELYKLISEMKKLGYKPDTKCVVQNISEVEKEKALLGHTEKLAITYGLIRTTSPAPIRVINNTRICSDCHTVAKYMSLLRRREIFLKDGVRFHHFRDGKCSCCDFW; translated from the coding sequence ATGGAGGCTGTGGCTACTCCATTGTACCACTTCATTTCTCCACTCAACCAAAAGCAACCAAGATGCTATTCAACAAATTTTGGCCTTGTAAATGCAGCAGAAACACTTTCTGAATCTTCACtctcaacctctcttgaatcactttcttCATTGCAATTTGATTATGATAAAAAGTTCAACTCTCTAAATTCAGTCAGAGCTATGCATGCCAAGATGATAAAACTGTCTAATGAATGGgattcaaagaaaaatatgcAGTATTTTATCTCAGGTTACTTGGAATTTGGTGATTTTCAATCAGCTGCAGTGTTATTCTTTGTGGGGTTTGCAGAGAATTATTTGTATTGGAATTCTTTCCTTGAAGAATATACATATTTTGGAGGAACCCCATGTGAAATTCTTGAAGTTTTCAGTGAATTGCATAGTAAAGGAGTGAACTTTAACACTGAAATTCTAGCTTTTGTTTTGAAAATCTGCTCAAAGTTAAGAGATATGTGGTTAGGATTGGAAGTCCATGCTTGTCTGATCAAGAGGGGTTTTTATTTAGATGTCTATACAAAATGTGCACTGATGAATTTTTATGGGAGGTGCTGTGGGACTGAGAGTGCTAATAAGGTCTTTAAAGAAACATCAATGCATGACTCTTTATTGTGGAATGAAGCCATTCTGGTTAATTTGAGGAATGAAAAATGGGCAGAAGGTCTACAAATGTTTCGCGATATGCAGGCGTTACTTGTTAAGGCCAATAGTTTAACCATTTCCAAAGTTTTGCAAGCCTGTGGGAAATTGGGAGCTCTTGATGAAGGAAAACAGATTCACGGGTATGTTATCCGATATGCCTTAGATTCGAATATACTCATACGTACTGCACTGATCAACATGTATGTGAAAAATGACAATATCAAACTTGCTAGAGTAGTTTTTGATTCAACAGACAATCGTAATCTGCCTTGTTGGAACAGTATTATATCGGGGTATACTGCACTTGGTTACCTTGATGATGCGTGGGAGCTATTTCATGAAATGAAAACTTGCAACATAAAACCGGACATAATAACCTGGAACAGCCTTTTATCTGGTCATTTTCTACATGGATCTTATCGAGAAGTTTTGGCAATTGTGAGGAGAATGCAGAGTGCTGGTTATCAGCCAAATCGCAACTCTATAACTAGTGCTCTTCAAGCAGTGAGTGAATTAGGATATTTGAGAATTGGGAAGGAGATTCATTGCCATGTTTTAAGAAATGGACTTGACTATGACCTGCATATTGCAACTTCACTAGTAGACATGTATGTGAAGAATGATGATTTGCAATCTGCTCAAGCTGTTTTTGATTGTATGACAAACAGAAACGTTTGTGCTTGGAATTCATTAATTTCGGGTTATTCCTGCAAAGGACATTTTGAAAAAGCTGGTGATCTTTTGGATCAGATGAAGGAAGAAGGGATTAAACCAGATATAGTGACATACAATAGCATGGTTTCTGGTTATTCAACGTCTAACTGTATCAAGGAAGCTTTGGGTATGATTAGAAGGATCAAGAGTTCTGGCATGTCTCCTAACGTCATTTCATGGACCTCTTTAGTATCGGGTTGTTCACAGCAAGGATACTTCAGAGAAGCATTTGAGTTTTTAACGCAGATGCAGGATGAAGGTATCAAAGTCAACTCAGTTACTGTTGCAAGCTTACTTCAAGCATGTGCAGGTCTCTCTTTGTTACACATTGGGAAAGAGATACATTGCCTGTGTATACGAAACGATTTTATAGATGATGTGTACGTATCTACGGCTCTCATAGACATGTACAGTAAGTGTGGGAACTTAGAAAATGCCCAGAAGGTTTTCCAAAACCTTGAGGACAAAACTTTAGCTTCCTGGAATTCCATGATAACCGGATTTGCCATATACGGCTTAGGTACAGAGGCAATTTCACTCTTTGATAGGATGAGAGAAGCAAACATCCAACCAGATGCCATAACATTTATAGCTCTTCTATCTAGTTGTAAACATTCTGGTTTGCTTGATAAAGGTTGGAAATACTTTGATCATATGAAGACAGATTTTGGAGTTATCCCCACAATTGAGcattattcatgcatggttgaTCTTCTGGGAAGAGTCGGTTACCTTGATGAAGCATCGGATTTTATTCAGTCAATGCCAATGGAGCCAAATGCAGCTGTTTGGGGTGCTCTTCTTACATCATGCCGGATACATGGAAATGTTGAGCTTGGAGAGATTGCAGCTGAACACCTTTTCAAGTTAGAACCATATAATGCAGCTAACTATGCCTTAATGATGAACCTCTACGCACTTTCAAACAGATGGAAGGATGTTGACCGTATCAGAGACAAGATGGAGGCTATGGGAGTGAAAATCGGACCAGTATGGAGTTGGCTAAAAGTCGATCAGAGGATTCACATCTTCTCTACAGCAGGAAAAACTCACCCAGAAGAAGGAGAGATATTCTTTGAGTTGTACAAGTTAATTTCTGAGATGAAAAAGTTGGGATATAAACCTGATACTAAATGTGTTGTTCAGAACATTTCTGAAGTAGAGAAAGAAAAGGCACTGCTTGGTCACACAGAGAAACTGGCAATTACATATGGATTGATCAGGACCACAAGTCCTGCACCTATTAGAGTGATCAACAACACAAGAATATGTTCAGACTGTCATACAGTTGCAAAATATATGTCGTTGCTGAGAAGGCGAGAGATTTTCCTAAAAGATGGTGTCCGCTTTCACCATTTTAGGGATGGTAAGTGTTCTTGCTGTGACTTCTGGTAG
- the LOC125850479 gene encoding rhodanese-like domain-containing protein 4, chloroplastic yields the protein MEAINAVRLTPLSVLSDRRNEAKKIPSHPISFPFKNLCSVENLSRNVQGGLVLVSSVLNTGLAKALTYEETLEQSATSPGAEFDATAVVETVTTFASENPIIIAGGFAALALPIVLFQVLGKPPKSWGVESAKTAYAKLADDAGAQLLDIRAPAELREVGSPDIRGLKKKPVTVVYKSEDKTGFLKKLSLKFKEPENTTLFILDKFDGNSELVAELVTENGFKAAYAIKDGAEGPRGWLNSSLPWILPKKTLGLDLSNLSDALDGVLGEGSDAVTVGLGVAAAAGLGILAFSEVETILQLLGSAALVQLVSKKLLFAEDRKKTLQQVDEFLSTKVAPKELVDEIKQIGKALLPDSVSSNALPAPVEASPAAATSTVEETESVAKEDIAPPKVEATSPPTPEVNAVPNAEVKADALPESSRPLSPYPNYPDLKPPTSPMPSQP from the exons ATGGAGGCAATTAATGCAGTAAGATTGACACCTCTCTCTGTTCTTTCTGATAGAAGAAATGAGGCCAAGAAAATCCCATCACACCCCATTTCTTTCCCATTCAAGAATCTTTGTTCAGTTGAGAATTTATCAAGAAATGTTCAAGGGGGTTTAGTACTTGTATCATCAGTTCTAAATACAGGTTTAGCTAAAGCATTAACATATGAGGAGACACTTGAGCAATCTGCAACAAGTCCAGGTGCTGAGTTTGATGCAACTGCAGTTGTGGAAACTGTGACCACTTTTGCATCAGAGAATCCTATAATTATAGCTGGTGGATTTGCTGCTTTGGCTTTGCCAATTGTTCTGTTTCAGGTTCTTGGGAAGCCTCCTAAGTCATGGGGTGTTGAGTCTGCCAAAACAGCTTATGCAAAATTGGCAGATGATGCAGGTGCACAGTTGCTTGATATAAGAGCACCTGCAGAATTGAGGGAAGTGGGGAGTCCTGATATTaggggtttgaagaagaagcCAGTTACTGTTGTTTATAAGAGTGAAGATAAGACTGGTTTCTTAAAAAAACTGTCTTTGAAGTTCAAGGAGCCTGAGAATACTACATTGTTCATTCTAGACAA ATTTGATGGAAACTCTGAACTGGTTGCGGAGTTAGTCACAGAAAATGGATTTAAAGCTGCTTATGCAATCAAAGATGGTGCTGAAGGACCCCGGGGATGGCTG AACAGCAGCCTTCCTTGGATTCTTCCTAAGAAAACATTGGGTCTTGATCTGAGCAATCTGTCTGATGCTCTTGATGGTGTTCTTGGG GAAGGTTCTGATGCTGTTACTGTAGGCTTAGGTGTTGCAGCAGCTGCTGGTCTTGGGATTTTAGCCTTCTCAGAG GTAGAAACAATTCTCCAACTGTTGGGTTCAGCTGCACTTGTCCAACTGGTTAGCAAGAAACTCCTGTTTGCAGAG GACAGAAAGAAAACTCTGCAACAAGTTGATGAGTTCCTCTCCACTAAGGTTGCTCCAAAGGAACTGGTAGATGAGATTAAG CAAATAGGGAAGGCTCTTCTTCCAGACTCAGTGAGTAGCAATGCTCTACCTGCACCTGTAGAGGCAAGCCCTGCTGCAGCCACCAGCACTGTTGAGGAAACTGAATCAGTTGCCAAGGAGGATATTGCACCGCCTAAAGTAGAAGCAACTTCCCCGCCTACTCCAGAAGTCAATGCAGTCCCTAACGCTGAAGTCAAAGCTGATGCACTACCTGAAAGTTCAAGGCCACTCTCGCCTTATCCTAAT TATCCTGATCTCAAGCCTCCAACATCGCCGATGCCTTCACAACCATAG